The Streptococcus suis DNA window TACCTGCACGAACACCGATGATGACATCATGGCCTGTATCACGCAAGTTTTGTGCATGTGCATGACCTTGCGAACCATAACCGATAACCGCGATACGTTTGCCATCAAGTGCTGCTACTGTTACATCTTTTTCATATTGCATTTCTACTGTCATAATTCTTACTCTTTTCTATATTTTATTTGAAGTTTTGGATGCTCAAAGAAAATAAACGCTAGATTAGGCGACGAAGGAGAAGATAGAACGAATGTTCATCAAGCCAAGTCAACGAAGTATAGTGTTTATTATCGGTGAGCATCAGTCTCTGCTGAAACCAGTTGCCCCGGTCCGTGCAATATTCTTGATTCCATAGGGTTGAATCACCCGTAAGAGTGCTTCTATCTTATCTCCATCACCAGTCATTTGGATGGTAATAGAATGCGGTGCTACATCTACAACATTTGCTCTAAAAGGCTGAATAATTGCTAAAATTTCTGCTCGTTTTGTAGGTGGAGCTGAAATCTTAACAAGTATCACTTCGCGCTCTAGGTGAGGTATTTCGGTCAAGTCGCGGACACGGACTACATCAATTAAACGATTCAATTGCTTAATAATTTGTTCGACTTCGTCAAGATTTTCAACATCCACTATCACCGTCACTCGGGAGACATCTTTTACCTCTGTCGGTCCAACAGATATGGACTCAATATTGATTTGACGGCGAGAGAGAACACCTGTAAAGCGGTTAAGAACACCAGATGAATTTCGCAATTTAGCTGTTAACATTCTACGCATTGAACTTCACCCCCAACATTTCCGCATTACCCTTACCAGCTGGCACCATCGGTTGAACATGCTCCTGATTGGAAATATGTATTTCAATCAACATTGGCTTATCTTCTAGAATAACTTTCATATCTT harbors:
- a CDS encoding acetolactate synthase small subunit, which encodes MRRMLTAKLRNSSGVLNRFTGVLSRRQINIESISVGPTEVKDVSRVTVIVDVENLDEVEQIIKQLNRLIDVVRVRDLTEIPHLEREVILVKISAPPTKRAEILAIIQPFRANVVDVAPHSITIQMTGDGDKIEALLRVIQPYGIKNIARTGATGFSRD